Proteins from a single region of Styela clava chromosome 1, kaStyClav1.hap1.2, whole genome shotgun sequence:
- the LOC120346505 gene encoding uncharacterized protein LOC120346505 produces MVWKTICWTCKGILLISILRFMAGEDILSRIQDVSKERNGTALNNTWVENDLPLAYHKKSGRLFKELNCGCRRRVRHHKREVRRTYLGRSAISSTSDRSPGTEAHQVSGTGTNLRLNITVSDIITSRKWKTIPIKTRNKTRMTSLDIPLYTLSKLLERAEREHSRHRLLKRNNEMMNKSGK; encoded by the exons ATGGTTTGGAAAACAATCTGTTGGACATGCAAAG GTATTTTGCTGATATCGATATTGCGCTTTATGGCAGGTGAAGACATTTTATCAAGAATACAGGATGTAAGCAAAGAAAGGAACGGAACTGCGCTAAATAACACTTGGGTTGAAAATGACTTACCTCTTGCGTACCATAAGAAATCAGGGCGTTTGTTCAAAGAATTAAACTGTGGTTGTCGTAGAAGAGTTAGACATCATAAACGTGAAGTGAGGAGAACGTACCTAGGACGATCAGCAATTTCTTCAACAAGTGACCGCTCCCCTGGGACTGAAGCCCATCAAGTAAGCGGAACTGGAACAAATTTACGATTGAATATCACGGTGTCAGATATAATTACAAGCCGAAAATGGAAAACCATCCCGATTAAAACGCGAAACAAAACAAGAATGACTTCTCTGGATATACCTTTATATACATTGTCAAAACTGTTGGAACGCGCTGAAAGAGAACATAGCAGGCATAGACTGTTAAAAAGGAACAACGAAATGATGAATAAAAGTGGTAAATGA
- the LOC120346340 gene encoding kelch-like protein 10: MALESSLSNSSFSTEEWKPSSDAWLTFNDFRHQGLFCDVVLRVEDVRFPVHRLVLCACSDYFRSLFVGGWKSSDKQEIEIPGISPEMMSSLLNFAYTGQVVITAHNVQELLPAADQFQIMFVKEKCCSFLKRQLSATNCVGIRKYAEWFFCAKLQKAATEYILNNFEEMSKKSPEYLLLSYDEVYALISDDRLNVRVEEIVCEAVFRWIRSDRHNRIQYLQQLLQSVRLGLLDPEYFMTKVKGNDLVMERIKDCRVLVKEAMQVVCDLHSPESDIRMANSNAYHRLLRPRLPNEILLAVGGWSGGCSTNAIEAYDPRAETWVNISSMPGLVEERPRAYHGVAYLNKCVYIIGGFDGVNYFNTMRKFNVQTNDWIQEPSMFHKRCYVSVTMMGGRIYALGGMDGEHRLNTGESYDPIQRVWTILPDMNERRSDASAAALGNKVYISGGFNGQECLFTAEFYDLDSLSWTRITPMRSRRSGVSIIALHGMIYAVGGFDGINRLRSAEAYCPVTNTWRSIATMNKPRSNFGMDVIDDQIIAVGGFNGHQTSADVEVYDDTTNEWYEVREMHIFRSALSCCVISGLSHDVIKKFCVSRELNNVSRDGGARRAIALSTTNFEVQAAAAPLAPHMGAEEDISDELQSDENSDEIME; the protein is encoded by the exons ATGGCTTTAGAATCGAGCCTGTCGAACTCCTCGTTTTCAACAGAAGAATGGAAACCATCAAGTGATGCATGGTTAACCTTTAACGATTTTCGACACCAGGGATTATTTTGTGATGTGGTGCTGCGAGTCGAAGATGTCCGATTTCCAGTTCACAGGCTAGTTCTGTGCGCATGTAGCGACTATTTCAG GTCTCTTTTTGTTGGGGGATGGAAAAGCAGTGATAAACAAGAAATAGAGATCCCTGGAATCTCCCCAGAAATGATGTCATCGTTACTCAATTTTGCATATACGGGGCAG GTTGTTATCACTGCTCACAATGTTCAAGAATTACTTCCAGCAGCTGACCAGTTTCAAATTATGTTTGTGAAAGAAAAATGTTGTTCTTTTTTAAAACGGCAACTATCTGCAACAAACTGTGTCGGAATTCGAAAATATGCGGA atgGTTTTTCTGCGCCAAACTTCAAAAAGCTGCaactgaatatattttgaacaatttcGAAGAAATGTCTAAGAAGAGTCCTGAATATTTATTGTTGTCATATGATGAGGTGTATGCATTGATTTCAGATGATAGGTTAAATGTACGTGTTGAAGAGATTGTGTGTGAAGCTGTTTTCAG GTGGATACGAAGTGACAGGCATAATCGGATTCAGTATCTACAACAACTTCTGCAGAGTGTTAGATTGGGGCTTCTGGATCCAGAATACTTCATGACAAAAGTTAAAG GCAATGATCTTGTAATGGAGCGCATAAAGGACTGTCGCGTGCTGGTAAAAGAAGCAATGCAGGTTGTGTGTGATTTACATTCTCCGGAATCGGATATTCGCATGGCAAATTCAAATGCTTACCATCGATTGTTAAGACCGAGGTTACCAAACGAG ATACTGCTGGCTGTTGGTGGATGGAGTGGCGGCTGTTCTACTAATGCAATAGAAGCGTACGATCCCAGAGCAGAAACATGGGTGAATATAAGCTCGATGCCAG GGCTTGTAGAAGAGCGACCGAGAGCATATCATGGAGTTGCGTATCTCAATAAATGCGTGTACATCATTGGGGGATTCGACGGCGTCAATTATTTCAACACCATGAGGAAATTCAATGTTCAGACTAACGACTGGATTCAA GAACCTTCAATGTTTCACAAAAGATGTTACGTTAGCGTTACAATGATGGGAGGACGCATTTACGCACTAGGTGGAATGGACGGGGAACACAG GTTAAACACAGGAGAATCATACGATCCTATCCAACGAGTATGGACGATTTTACCAGATATGAATGAGAGGCGCAGCGATGCTAGCGCGGCTGCTCTCGGCAATAAG GTTTATATATCTGGCGGTTTCAATGGTCAGGAGTGTTTATTCACAGCGGAATTTTACGATTTGGACAGTTTATCTTGGACTCGCATCACACCTATGCGCAGTAGAAGATCAGGAGTCTCGATTATTGCTCTTCACGGAATG ATTTACGCAGTCGGTGGATTTGACGGGATAAATCGGCTGAGAAGTGCAGAAGCCTACTGTCCTGTAACTAATACATGGAGATCCATTGCTACAATGAATAAACCAAGATCCAACTTCGGCATGGATGTAATTGATGATCAAATAATAGCAGTTGGTGGATTTAATGGGCATCAGACATCCGCTGACGTAGAGGTTTATGACGACACTACGAACGAGTG GTACGAGGTACGGGAAATGCACATATTTCGAAGCGCATTGAGTTGCTGCGTAATTAGTGGACTTTCTCATGACGTCATAAAGAAGTTCTGCGTCTCCAGAGAATTAAATAACGTTTCCAGAGACGGCGGGGCACGTCGTGCAATTGCTCTTTCTACGACAAATTTTGAAGTCCAGGCTGCAGCAGCCCCTTTAGCACCGCACATGGGCGCTGAAGAGGATATTTCCGACGAATTACAATCAGACGAAAACTCAGACGAAATTATGGAATAA